Within the Flavobacterium sp. CG_23.5 genome, the region CTAATGGTAAAACTTGCCTGATTCATACTTTGAACGTTTAAATAAAAAATCTCCTTACTGATTTATAGAACTAAGATATACTAAAAAACAGACAAAATATTGTTATCCAAATTTAAAAAGTACTGTTATTCATCATCTATGACATCATCATTTTACGAGATAAATCAAATTAGCGAAATGACGCAACCGGCAGCATTGCGCTATGAATACATATGCAAGAAGGGATTTTTGACCAGTTGAATGAGATTATTAAATCAACTAATCTAGATACATTGTTATACGAAATGCTAGTTTTTTGGCTTTGCAACTGGGGCAGTAATTTCCTTCTTCATTAAAATATAGATCAAAATTATTGAATCTTTTATCATTATAATTATCGCCTTTTAATTCATCATTTGAATAAAATAGATATTTCCCAGAATCTTTATGATCAAAATGATTGATATTTTCGAATTCTAGAGTTTCCTTATTAATAGCAGGAACGGGGCAATTAGTTTTATAGCTAAATCTACCTCCTCCAACTCTAAATTCATTTTTAAAACCGCAGTTACGGCATAATGAAGCTACTATATTTCCCATTTTAGATTTACTTTTTTTTATAAAACTTTATTACACTTTTTGCACTACTTCATTAATTGAATCATCTTTTTTTAAGTCCAAAAACTTTCCATTTTTCACCATTGAATACAACTTTAGCATCTACACCACAATTACTATCAATTTTACTATTTTCAATAATTTCTTTTGGAACATAATAATCTCCAATAAAACCAAACGATGGGTTTAATTGTATCTCATCTTCTTGATCTAAATCTTCCCAGTCTAAAGTAGAGCCATATTGCTTAAATTTTAGTTTTAATAAACCAGAGATGTCTTTCCTTAAAGCAGTTGTTGTCTCTTCAGTTGTATTAACTTCAATAGCTTTAAATATTATCCTATTCTGTTTTTTGTCTAATTTATGAACTAGTCTGATTTGAATAAAATCGCCTTCAATAGGTTTCAATTCAGTTTCTTCAAATCTAACTATTCCATGAATTCTGTTATTCACAACGTAATGAAATAATTTTTTATCCTCATTTATACTATCGATTATAGCTAAGTGTGAAATGAAATTATTAATTACTTCCTCCTGATTAACTTTCGTTATTTCTTTTAAGTCAATTCTTATTTCTTCTCTAATTTTCTTTTGAAACTTTTTTGCCTTTATAAAATCGCCTTTAAATAAGCATAAATTTTGCATCGGAAAAAACACTTCTTTATTTTCACTTGAAATTGCATGCACTATGTTTTTTTCAACATTTATATAATCCACAACTGCAATAATATCTTCCAAACAACTCCATTTGGGTTTATCAGAAACCTCGGCAAGCAATGGGAAATATTCTTGTTTAAAATGGTGTAAATTATTTTTATCTTCTACTAATTTGTTGTGAATTTTAAACTTAATAACTTGACCAACATCAATACTTTTCAAAATTGGAAAACGACTTGCATTTATTGATAAACTTAAATTATTACCATCTGTAAAACTTAATTTTTCTTTGTTTTTATCGTTTTTCCATTTCTCAACAAAAACTAATTCAGACCACGAAATATCTTGATAAGCAAAATTTTCTGCAACTGTTATATATTCATTATATAATACTAGATTGTCTTTCTTTTGAGTTTGAATATCCTTAACAAATACAGTTAATTCATGGAATTTATCTGCAACATTTTTATTATTTGTAATTCTATATTCTTGGTATCTATTTAGCTCTACTAATGCTTCTTCTAACTTGTTTTTTTTAATTAATTTGTCTGCTAAATCCAATCGCGTACTACCTAAAAAGTTTTCGTCTTTTTGAAGCTTAATTGCTTTTGATAACATTCCAATTGATTTATCTATATCCTCATCTGAGAACAATAAAGCAAATTCATGCCATGCGTAAGCTTGATCACCCAATTCAAGAACTAATTCTTTATATATTTTAATTGCTTCCTCAGTAGTCTCGCTTTTAGCTAACAAAATAGCATACTCACGTTTCAACCAAATATCTTTTGGGAACTTTGTAATAGCAGTTTTATAAACACTAATGATTTTATCTAAATCACTATAATGTGTACCTACCTTGATTAATTCGAAAGCTTTTTTTAATGCCTTGGTTGCTAAAGAAGGATAAATTTTATCCTCTTTTTTAATTTCTTTCCAATCGCTTTCAATAAAATTTTCTGGATTCCAATTTTCAAAGAAATTTAAAAAACGCCATTCCTCATTTTCTTTCATTGAAAACATAGCTGAATTTAAAATTTTTGAATGGATCTCTGAACCAGTTTGGTTTTTAAAAAGTAAATTATACTCCTCAAATATTTTCCAAAGGTCTGCTTTTCTATTTTCTTTATCGGCACTGAACAAATTCCAATAATAAGGTTCACGGAGTAATTCTATAATTTTTACTGGTGTGAGATATGGGATTCTTTCAAATAAAATATTACAATCAATTTGAACTTTTTTATCAATGAATTCTCTAAATATTCTTGAAATTAAAGATGGATACGTCTTACCGTCATTATGACTTTCATATACATCTTCTCTTCTAAGATTTTTAGGACCCCAAAGTAAAAGAAAGTTATACAAGTTAAATTCGGAATGTTCTTTGGAGAAATGTAATGCAAAATTTAAAAAAACAGAATGAACCATCGAAGGTCTTCCGTTTTTTAAATTCATATAATCTCTCATTAACGAACGTATTTCAAAAGAACTAATATTATTTTCTTCTGCCTTTATATAACGGTAAATTACCCACCCATACGCTTCGTGATGAACATCTAGCAACTCTTTGTTAATAAACATTGCTTTCATTTTACTTAAAGCAAGTTTGTGATTACCATTTTTACTTAAATTTTCAGCTTCTTGAATTTTAGAATAATTTATATCTATTTTAGGTCTCAAAAAGGTAATTTGACCACTGATAATATCATCAACATCCGTAAAATTTATTGCTGTTAATTGATTAAAATATTTTTGAGCTTGATTAAGGCTGTTTTGTGTTAAAGATGCCTTACAAAGATCTATTAAAGGCCATGCTAATGCACTTTGAGTCCAACTGTCATGTGGGTCAATTTGATAAAGTTTTAAGGCCATATCGAGTGCTTCTTGGATTTTTCCTTCTCTTCTTAATTCATAAACTGTTCTACTATCCATTACATTAACCATGATTTTAATTTATTACATAAATCCACTTCACTCTTTTCTAAAACCACTATTTTATTAATGAATCCTTTGGTTTTTTCTTTTTCACTAGTTCCATACCAAACACGGAACTTAATTTTACTTTCATTGTTATTAGCAGAAAAAATGTCTTGATTGTTATGACTTTCTAACAATTTCAGTTGGTAATTGTTTTCTTTAAGAATTTTAGACCATTTTGAATAAATAACTTTTCTAAAATCATTTGGGATTTCTAATGAAAAATCTTCCTTAGGCAAATTTTTTACTACAAATAAGCTTGCAATTACTTCTTCAATAATTTCTTTTTCTTCATTTTCTAATTTATCAATTCTAACATTACTAACTGCATATTGATCTTTCTCACCTTTGTTATCAATATTAAAAAAACATTTCTTATCAATAGACTGTGGTATTGAATAAATCACTTTTGTTAAATAGTCTGATTTTTTTTGGACACTTTCTAAAATATACCCTTTAGGTTCAATCTGTTTTGTTAAAGTGCATATTGTTCCTATGACATTTTCATTATTTAAGTCTGCTACTTTGTTTGAGTAAATGTTTTTTGGAATGAAATTTTGAAATTTAAGATAACCTCTTTTCGTTTCCTTAACTTCATTAAATCCATTAGAAGAATCTTCAAATTCACAATTCATTAAAGGATTTATTTCTTGAGGATTAATTATTGAAACAAGGTTTTCCGTAGTGGCGATTGATGTATATAGCCATCTAAAATATTCTGCATTATTGATGCCTTTACTTTCTCCTTGATAGCTGTTTATTATTGTTTCATTGAATGATGAGCCCAATGCTTTATGTACTGTTAAAGCCCAACCATAGTTTAAAAATACTGCATTTACGAAAGGATCATTTTCCCTAATGTAAGCTAATAATCTTCTGTCATATTTAGCTTTACATTTTGCAAGTATTTCTTTTCGAACTTTATTATTTGTTTTAATTACAATTTTTTTATCCTTAGGTAAATTGTAATTTGTTGCTACAATAACTAAAGCCTCTTTTTCTTCATTAGATAATTCAATGTATGCTTTATCCTGTTTTAAAAGTTTAAATTCTGCACTATCAACAAATGGGTTTTCCCCTTTTTGTTCATTCAATTTTCTATTAACGAAAACTCTGAAAGCAATTTTTTCTTCTTTAGAAAGACCATCATTACTTATAAAATGATTTTCTAGCATCCAGACATCTGTTTCTGGTATGCCATTTAAGTTTAAACACTTTACATTAATTTTTATAAAATTTAGATTTATAGGTAAAACACTTTGATTTATTTTTATTGGAAAACTCAAAGACTGCTTTATTTCATTTAATGTAAAATACATACCATTGATGACTTTTTTAGGTTGATTAAAGCCAGTGTCATCAGGAATATTTACATTGTTGTTTGCTATCAATAAATCTCCTTTTGAAAACTTTGTACTGTTATTTAAACAATTATTTTTTATCCACAAATTCGTTTTTTTTGCATCCCTTTTAGAATACATTAAAATTGCCTCTTTAGGTTCTATTAGTTTTGGTTCACTAAACCATTTCTTTAATTTAATTTCAACTTCCTGTTTTGTTATGTGGTATAAATCTGAACTATTCCAGTTGTATTTTAATTCATTAAAAATAGTATCTTCAATACTTTTAGCAATATTATAAACTATATCGATTTTACCATCATAATCCGTTTGAATTTTAGTATCTCTATGATGATTTATAGTACCAGTAAATAATTCAGATAATGTTTCAATATTTAGAGCTGCATCTTCATTTTTGCCGAATGATAATGAATAAGGATCTCCGATACAAATTACTTTTCTATTACTTTTTTCAAGATTTAAAAATTTAAAAATATCCTCTAAAAGTCTTCCACTTCCAAAGCGTAGCAAATCTGACTGGTTAAGACTTCTATTTATTAAATGTGCTTCGTGAAGAATAATCAGAGCATTTTCATCTATATATTCATTTGTTTTTATTGGGATTATTTCAAGTAATTTGGAGTTTTCATTTTCACCATCTTTTTCTACTTCCTCTTCATCTGATTGACTTATACCACCATAAATTGTTTTATAGATACTATTTACTTCTGTTCTAGTTCTGTCTGTGATTTTTTTACAAATTCTAGCTGAATGTCCCCAAAGTTCTATTTGAGGAATTCCGAAATTAGTTGCTTCCGCAAGCAAATGCTTCATCCATGCATCGCGACTTTTTATATTCATAGATTCTAAAACAAAAACACCGCTTTTCTTGTCTTTTAAAAAGTTATTTAATTCTTTTTCAACATCTTTTTCAATTTCTTGAAAGGTATCAATTATTATTGATGGTTGAACTAAAGCCTTTCCGTCATCCCATTTTTCAGCAGGAAATATTTTTTTTAAAGTGTCTGCGATGTCTAAAGTAAATGCATTTTTACTGGCAAATTCGTATAGAGGAGCTGCAATATCATTTTCTTGTATAATCTTGTAATAAGGTAAACTTCGTGGAATATCATTTTTTAAATCTAAGGGGCCTGAAAACACATTTGCAATGCATACTCTTGATGGATCTATATAACTGTTTAAGAAAATATCGTGTTCAACAATTTCATAAAAGGCTTGGCGATATGCTTTTAATTGTCTGAATGGATTGTTAAAATGAGAACCTGCTTTAATTTCAATTCTACCCTTGTCGATATTATTTTCAATATTCCAAGGATCCTTTTGAAAGCCATCAACATTGTCTGGAAGAATAATTGTTCCTTTATAATCTTTAAAATCAATTAATATTATACCATGATTGTAGCATAATATTGCATCTGCTCTAAACCTATGGTAGTTATCATTGAATGGATTCCCAATAAGAATACCTTCCCAATTTCTTTGAGAAAATATGCTTTTTAATTCCAAAGCAAATCTCCTGAATTGTTCATTCTCGTGGGTATGTTCCGCTCTATTATGTAGTATTTCTAAACTCATTTGTTAACTGTTTAAAAATTAAATTTTTAGTAGCTTTTCTAATTTATTCCAATGTCTTTTTGTTTGAGACTCAATTTTATTTGGAAACTTTATTTGCTGTGCTTTTTTGGCATATGAAATGAAATTACCCCAATCAAAATGCTGTGATATTTCAAAATACGTTTTACTTGGATTCCAAATGTATTTATTCCTTCTATCGGCACCTTTGTATGAAAATCTTTTTAACAATCTTGATTTGAATAGTTCTCCAGTATATTTGTTTAGAGGTTTATTTGAAAAATATTTTCCTCTTTTAATAGTTCTCTTCATTTTGCGATAATATCCCGAAATACTTGCGGATTTTATTTTTGCATCGAAACCATCAAATTCTAACCCTAAATAGATAAAGTTTTTATTATAATTTATTCCATTAGGAAATTCTTGACCACATTTTAAAATTCTCGAATGTCTTTCAAAATGAAAGATTTGTGTTTTTTTATCTTGAATGGTCAAACAACTATTCTTTATGTTATCTGCGAATTCCTTTATTACATCCTCTTTTTTATCTAATGGACAAATCGCTACCATATCATCGGAATACCTTCGGTAAATCCCTCCAATACTCTCCAAATATCTATTTATTTCATAATCAAAATCAAGCATGTAAATATTTGCTAATACAGCACTTATTGGAGAGCCTTGCGGAATTCCAAAGTCTTTTGTCACAGTATTTCCAGAATCATCTTTTACGAATCTTTGTTTTTTAACTAAACTTTTCCTTTTTGCTAAATACTCGTCTTTTGTACAGAAAGCAATTGCATTTGATTTTTTTAGGTATTTGATTTTTGAAACTCTCTTTCTTGTTATTACAGGTTTACAATTTGCAAAAGCTTTTACAAAAATTTGATTTTGAAATTCTTGAAAAATATCTACCAAATCAATGTAACTGAATCTAGTGATGTTTCTAAATACATTGAAATGATCATCGGGTAAAGGTTCGATTGTTAAACCTAAAACTTTTTTCCATTTTTCACGTAACAATTTGTGATTAAGATTGTCAAAAAAGCCTTTTATATCAAAAGCTATAGCTACAAAATTATCTTTTGGATATTCATTTATTGATTTAAAAACATCTACAGCAAAGTCGATATTACATTTGTGTTTTTTTGCACCAACTTTTACTGGTATCTTTCTATAAGCAGTTACCACATCTGTTAAGTTTTTATGTGACAGAATTGTTTCGTATTCTTTTGTCAATAACTCAGCATAATAACTATACACTAAAGCATCTATATGCCCTGCATAGTATAATTCTCTTTCTTTAGGTTTAGCAGCTTTACGAAATGTTTTTTTACCATTTAGATTAGTGTAAAGTAGTTTTCCACATACTTCACAATATTCTCTGCGGAACTTTCTAACTTTACTTTTTTTATGGATAAGTGGATAAAAATTATGAGCTGCTACTTTTAGTGGATTTGTAACGTAGGGTTCTATCCATATATGACGGTCTTTAGCCAACAAAGGATTGTCTATGTGTGGATATCGTTTTAGTTTAAACCAATCCTTTTCCTTTTTTATTAATTTGTTGACAGCCATATTTTTTTATTAAAGTGAAAAAAGAGGAGGTCGACGACGAAGCATTGCTTTTACTTATTTTTTACAACAAGTGAAGAATACATGCGTTATTGATGCCTAAACATCGCTCCTTCAAGTCGGGTAATTATTATTATATATTTACAAATTAAATTAATGAAAATGAAATCATCAACTATTTATAAGTCTATAACGGCTATATTATCTCTGACTGAACTGTTATGTTCAGCGCTGGAGATAACAGTTCTGCTCAGAGATAATTGTTATCAATTCTCTTGCATAACTGGAATTCAGTCATCACAACAGCGTTTAATGTTGCGCTAGATTGCTCTATACCATAAAACGTATTCTCCGGCTCCTCCTCTAATTTACTATTTCATATTTTTTATAATTTATAATTTAACCTATCTCAATCCAGCTGAATTATTTATTCCCTTCTGGATTGAATCTATTAAACCTTCAAAAATCATTGCCGTAAAATCTTCTTTGTATTAGATTTTATTTCTTTACCTTGTTAGTATTATGATCATAGCATTATAACCATTATTAACCAACCATGCTTCTATATTATATCAAATGTCTAACCTTGATTTTTTTATATTTTTTGCCAAAGCCCATTAAGATCGCATCATTATTTTTGATGATTAGTTCCCCTTTTTGAAGTCCTGCTATTGCTTGTTTAATATCGTTTAATTCATTGCCTGATACACCGTACATATCTTTCAGTACGCCATCGTTTATGGATTGCTGCTTCATGATTAAAGGGTATTGTGCATTAGCATAGAAATCAAAATATTTGCTCTTGTATGCATCCATATTTTGAGTTGCCAGAATGATACTCATTCCTTTGTTACGTCCTACAGCAATCAAATCACGAAGTGGTTTATTGTCAAAGCCTAACATATAATGTGCTTCATCAATAATCGTGAAATGTCTTAGTTCTACTTTTTCTTTATCATTGGCTTGTACCGGTAAGTTTTCGTAGATTGAGTTCAGTTTGGAAACAATAAAATAAACTATGGCTTTTCCTAATGGACCATCGTTTGGAAATTTGTCCATCTTAACAATAAAACTATTTCCAATCAAATCGATTCGATCTTCATTTGAAAATAGATTAGAGCGTTCTAATTGACTTAATACTGATTTTACACTATCTACTCTATCTTTTTCATTTTGAGGCTGTAAGTCAGTATAATGATCAATTATGATGGTGAAATTTATTGGTTTACCCTTCGTTTCTTTATATGCGTTTATAATTGCTTCTGATAGGCGATTACTCATGTTTGCACTAATCTTTGCACTATCGATTGCTAAAAGGGCATTAGCCAATGCGGTAGAATACATGTTGATTTCATTTTGTGTCTTACCCACAAAATCTTTAAACGGAGTAAATGGTAATGGCTCTACCATTGGATCTAAAATAGCGGTACGATCTAACTCAAAATGTTGCAACCAATCATTATTCGCTATATCTGAAAACTCTCCTTTGTAATCGAAGAAAAGGAAATTTACGGGATAGTTACTTTCTATTGAAAGGGAACGCATCTCGTTCATTAAAACGGCCAATAGATTTGATTTTCCTGAACCAGTAGTACCCGCAATCAATATTTGAGTATTGGTAACGTTCTTACTATTCATATCTAAGTAGGCACTTATATCTCCATCATAACTACCAATATTTAAGTTTAGCAACGGTATTTGACCTGCTTTGATGGATGCTGTAGTACTGACTTTTAACCAATCGTGTAATGTTTCGCCTTTCATCAGTAAATCATAACCTCTGAATATCTCAGCGTTTACAACTTTACTTTTTGTTATATTGTCTTCCCAATTGATGTCTAAATCGTGGTAACGTAACTTAATCATCGAGGACAAAATGCCATTTAAATTATGTACCGTAAATAGTGTTGGGTGAATACTATTAGACGACATTTGAATATTGAGGAGTTCCTTGTTTCTTTTCTCGGTATCTGACAACCCAGCAATTAAACAAATACGCATCAGTTTTGCATTACCTTTTGGAGTAACGTTTTTATGATTGTCTGTGTACTGTTTTAAATTGATGTGTTTTTCCAATCGCTCGCGCAAATCATTCATTTTTGAATTTAATGCCTCTGCTTGTCTTAAACCTGTTTCTATTGCTGCCATAACCGCTTAATTATATTTTTCAAAATACCCTTCGACAACATGTGTCAATTGGTTTTCTTTGTCTCTAACGAGTGTATATTTCTTTGAAATGAAGTTCTCAATTTTAGCCAAATCAATCGATTTTCTAATTTCACTATCGGTGCTTAATAAAATGGTTTGATGTGAAAGTTTTGGAAAATAATTTTCTAATAGTGAAGCCCTGCTGTTTTCATCTAGATAACCGAAAACGGTGTCTATCATTACTGGTGGATTGTAATCACCAAAATAATGCAATGATTTTAGTAATACTTGAATGATTATTTGTTTTGACGCAGCATTTAATTCGTCTAGATATATTTCGTTTCCTGCTTTGTGGTATATTTTAAAGGATAGATTACTTAAATCCTCTGAAAGAACTACGCGATCTATTTGGTCTTTATACACGACTAAGGTTGTATTCAAATCATTTTTCATTTCCTCTTCAATACGTGCTTTTTTGTTTATCAACAAAGCATTTGAAATTTTAGAAAATAAAGGGCCTAATTTTTTAAGTGCTTCCAGTTTAGGATTGGGTTCTTCCTCGTCAGACAAATCAAACCTTTTAATTTTAGCATCTAGTTTGTCGCTTTCAATTTTATAATTATGAAGAGCGTCTTTGTAGTCTTTAATTTTTAGTTCATTGGCTTCAAAGCTTTGTATTATATCTTCACTGCCACCAATATCGTTTTTTCTTAAATCTAGCAGCTGAATTCTTAAATTAGGCAAGGTGGCCAATTCCTTTTCTAGACTGCTTTTTTGTTGTTCTAGGGTAGTGTACTGGTTAATACTTGACCAACCCAATAACTGTTCAAAATAAGTGACATCTTTTTTATCAATGAAGTCGTATTCTGTTTTCTTATTGTTCTGGCTTGATTTTGTTAAGATGAATTTTGCAAGTGCAGTTTTTTGTTCTTTAGATAATTCCCCTAAGATTAAATGATGTTCTTTTAGGAATTCCAATACTCTGTCCGTCAATTTATTGATTTGTTCAGGGTCTATAAAATCACTGCTGATTTGTTGTCCTTTTTCTGAAAGGATTAGTTCTATTTCGTATTGAACAATGGTAACCAACTTTGGAATAAAAACCTGAATCTCAATATCATTTAGAAATTTTTCTGATTGCTCGATGAAGAGTGATTCTTTATTTAAAATATCTTCAATCTTTCTATCAACGATTAGGATTTGTTCTTTGATATCTGCTTGTAGATTTTTACCTTCTTTGGCACTTTCATAAAATTCCTTTTGAGAAATAGAGTAATTTAATGCTCTTTCATTTAGTGTTGCTGTAGATTCGATTAATTCCTGGTACTTCTTTTGCTCCTCTATCAGGTTTTTGTACTGTGTTCTTTCTTCCCCAATTTCTATGCTTTGCGCAATGTATTCTTGCGTAAGGGTATGAGTGGCATTTCCTAACTGGATGTATTTATTGAAACCCATTACATTTTCAATATTTTCTTTAATAACACGGTTTAGGTACTCGTCTTTCAACAAATTACCTGCTTCCATTGCATCAAAAAGGAAATATTTACTTAATTCTTGTGGCAGATTGGCTTTGATTATTTTATTTACTTCGGCTTCTTTTTTTACTCTTTCGGCGTGAGGCGTTGCGGTGCCATAATTAAAAATGTCCCCGTTAAGATTAAGCATTACGGCTTCTACTGGATTATTTTGAGCATTGATAGTATATAACCTTTTAATTATATATTTGTAATCAGTGTGTAATACTTTACCCGTAAAATGAATTTCTAATTCAATCTTGTTGCTACTATTACTGGAGGTTTTAGCTCTTTCACCAGCATTTTGTAATTTATTGAAGTGTTGTTCGTCTTTGACTTTTAGCCCATACAAAGCACTGTAAATAGCTTGAAACAAAGTAGTTTTTCCGCCACCGTTTTCTCCACCAATTAAGATTATAGGCTGCTCTTCATTAACAGTCAAGTCTAAATCTAGTTCCTGATAGGTTTTAAAGTTTTTGGCAATTATTTTGGTTATGAGCATAGTACTTATATTTTGTTTAAAGCCTTTTCGATAATTTTTTCAATCTTTTTGCTATCAATATCTTCATTATTGATCTTTAGATTGTGGAACTCTTTTAGTATGTTTTCTTGCATCCATTCAAAATCCAAACCTTGTTCTTCACAAAGATTTTTGATAATTTCCATATCGTCTTTACGAATACCAAAATGAATAAAAGTGGTGTCTAAGCCTTTATTTATCATAACTTTTACTTGTTATTGAGTTTTTTTATTTCCCGATCTAAATCAGAAATGTATTTTTTATCCTGTTCTACTCTGAACTGTTCGTATTCTGAATGTGCTTTCTCTACTGCTTGTTCGTGCGAAATATTTCCTGCATTTGGTAGTACTTCTAAGTCGTTACTTTCTAAAAACTTATTGGTTCGTTCTAACCAATCTTTCATATTCATTAATTGGTTTCTACGTGCTTGAAACTCTGCCAAATCTAAATAGGCACTGACCAATAAATTCAAATCGCCAATTTCATTTTCCTGCAAATAGTTCTTTGCAATGGTCACATCGCTTTTTAAGACCTTGCCTTCTGGTGCTTTTTTCCAAGAGGTTAAACCCATAAAATCTTTGGTTTTATCGGCACGAGTGTAGACAATTTCGGCAGCTGTTTTCCCGGTTATAGCAAAATGCAGTTTGTTTTGGACCATTTTGTAAAACAGCTTTGTTTCTTCCGCTTCTTTGTTGTAATCAGCGCTGCATTGTTCAAAAATATCACCTAGTTTTTGGTATAACCGTCGTTCGCTTGAGCGAATTTCTCTAATACGCTCCAGTAATTCATCAAAATAATCTTTACCAAATGGTTTTCCGTTTTTGAGCATTTCGTCATTCAAGACAAAACCTTTGATAATGTATTCTTTAAGCGTTTGTGTAGCCCAAATACGGAATTGTGTGGCTTGTTTTGAATTTACTCTGTAGCCAACCGCTATTATAGCATCTAGATTGTAAAAAGAAGTAGTATAGTTTTTACCGTCTGATGCAGTTGTTTCCATTTTGGAAACAACTGCATTTTCGATGAGTTCTCCCGACTCAAAAATATTTTTCAAATGCTTACTTATGGCAGGCACTGCTACACCAAAAAGCTGCGCTATTAGCTTTTGGGTAAGCCAAAAATTATCCTCAAAATAAGTTACATCTATTACTACATTGCTATCTTGACTTTGATAAAAAATAATTTTGTTTACCATGGTGTATGCTTAAAGTGCAATCGGGTTAAACATATCCATACCCTTAGTGTCTTTTGTATTACTGATCGTATTATTCCAATACCACCAAGTAGATGTCGTACCGTTTACTTTTTCAATTAAAATCCCTCCAATAGTTTTTAATCCTTTGCTATTTCTAACTGCAATAAACTCTATTAAAGCATTGTGTTTTAAATGTGCATTTGCTGGGTCACTTCCGGCTGTTTTAGTGTCGAATAAATAAGTAATATTAGTTTTACTCAGTATGACAAAATCAACATAAAAAAGACTTTGTTTGCCCAAATAATCGATGTACGGAACTGCAAAATGCTCTTTGGCTTTTTCCCCATTTTTATACCACCATTCTAAATGTGCTGCATTATCTTCTAAAAACTCTGCAAACTTAACTTCGGGTTTTGATGCCCTATTGTATTCATAAAAAGGTTCTAAAGCGTGGATTTTTACTTCCTCTTTTTCCTCGTATAATTCATTGTAAATTCGTTCAATTGGAACTTCCCATTGGT harbors:
- a CDS encoding ATP-binding protein, whose protein sequence is MAAIETGLRQAEALNSKMNDLRERLEKHINLKQYTDNHKNVTPKGNAKLMRICLIAGLSDTEKRNKELLNIQMSSNSIHPTLFTVHNLNGILSSMIKLRYHDLDINWEDNITKSKVVNAEIFRGYDLLMKGETLHDWLKVSTTASIKAGQIPLLNLNIGSYDGDISAYLDMNSKNVTNTQILIAGTTGSGKSNLLAVLMNEMRSLSIESNYPVNFLFFDYKGEFSDIANNDWLQHFELDRTAILDPMVEPLPFTPFKDFVGKTQNEINMYSTALANALLAIDSAKISANMSNRLSEAIINAYKETKGKPINFTIIIDHYTDLQPQNEKDRVDSVKSVLSQLERSNLFSNEDRIDLIGNSFIVKMDKFPNDGPLGKAIVYFIVSKLNSIYENLPVQANDKEKVELRHFTIIDEAHYMLGFDNKPLRDLIAVGRNKGMSIILATQNMDAYKSKYFDFYANAQYPLIMKQQSINDGVLKDMYGVSGNELNDIKQAIAGLQKGELIIKNNDAILMGFGKKYKKIKVRHLI
- a CDS encoding AAA family ATPase, with the translated sequence MLITKIIAKNFKTYQELDLDLTVNEEQPIILIGGENGGGKTTLFQAIYSALYGLKVKDEQHFNKLQNAGERAKTSSNSSNKIELEIHFTGKVLHTDYKYIIKRLYTINAQNNPVEAVMLNLNGDIFNYGTATPHAERVKKEAEVNKIIKANLPQELSKYFLFDAMEAGNLLKDEYLNRVIKENIENVMGFNKYIQLGNATHTLTQEYIAQSIEIGEERTQYKNLIEEQKKYQELIESTATLNERALNYSISQKEFYESAKEGKNLQADIKEQILIVDRKIEDILNKESLFIEQSEKFLNDIEIQVFIPKLVTIVQYEIELILSEKGQQISSDFIDPEQINKLTDRVLEFLKEHHLILGELSKEQKTALAKFILTKSSQNNKKTEYDFIDKKDVTYFEQLLGWSSINQYTTLEQQKSSLEKELATLPNLRIQLLDLRKNDIGGSEDIIQSFEANELKIKDYKDALHNYKIESDKLDAKIKRFDLSDEEEPNPKLEALKKLGPLFSKISNALLINKKARIEEEMKNDLNTTLVVYKDQIDRVVLSEDLSNLSFKIYHKAGNEIYLDELNAASKQIIIQVLLKSLHYFGDYNPPVMIDTVFGYLDENSRASLLENYFPKLSHQTILLSTDSEIRKSIDLAKIENFISKKYTLVRDKENQLTHVVEGYFEKYN
- a CDS encoding DNA modification system-associated small protein produces the protein MINKGLDTTFIHFGIRKDDMEIIKNLCEEQGLDFEWMQENILKEFHNLKINNEDIDSKKIEKIIEKALNKI
- a CDS encoding virulence RhuM family protein, with the protein product MVNKIIFYQSQDSNVVIDVTYFEDNFWLTQKLIAQLFGVAVPAISKHLKNIFESGELIENAVVSKMETTASDGKNYTTSFYNLDAIIAVGYRVNSKQATQFRIWATQTLKEYIIKGFVLNDEMLKNGKPFGKDYFDELLERIREIRSSERRLYQKLGDIFEQCSADYNKEAEETKLFYKMVQNKLHFAITGKTAAEIVYTRADKTKDFMGLTSWKKAPEGKVLKSDVTIAKNYLQENEIGDLNLLVSAYLDLAEFQARRNQLMNMKDWLERTNKFLESNDLEVLPNAGNISHEQAVEKAHSEYEQFRVEQDKKYISDLDREIKKLNNK